The DNA region tatgattAAATCACTACTTCTTACTAGTATCTACTGTTGGGGTTTTTCTgtgtccatttgggtaaatcggcGTACCGTTGCTATGGttatgtcatgttgtaaattttgaatttaaaacatgACATACATGTTCATATAAAAGCCTAGGATAATCGTGTTTGTATAACGGAATGATGTTTCGACTTGATGTAATGGAGCGTGTATATCATGGAATAGAGAATTGGTCTGATGTAAAGATTTTTCCCCATCACGTAATGAAGTTTAGACAAAAcgtcaagatattttcgcatcAAGTAATGCACTTCTGACCTCAGGTGATAAAGTGTTGACATAATGAAAGGATGTGTTAACACCATGTGTTAAcgtgttgataaaatgtaagaatatattgatatcaatgtaataataaatgttgacataatgtaagaATAGAATCGCGATATGTACTGCATgtaaaaaatgttgacataatgtaaggatacaTTTGCCCCATGTAACACGGTGTCGAAATAATGTCATGATGTATTGACCTTCGGTTCTACAATGTTAGCATAACGTACGAATGATTTTACATCCCAACGTAAAAAGTTGACATCATGTAAAGAGATGTTTAATTCACCTAGCGTATTGACAAACTGTAAAGATATATTCACACCACGTAATGgactttgacataatgtaatgataatttgaCATAATGTACCTATAGTTTTATTATATAAGGCAGCGATGGCGTTCCATAAGATTTCGTAAATTTTAACCCGGTGCACCGTAAAATATTTATCACTGAAAACACGTTATGGTTTAGAGTAGTTATGGAGTTCATCTGACAGTGTGTTAGCAATACAAATATGGAAAGATAATTGTGCATGTAACTGTCATGACTTTCAAGGGGATAAGGTCACGATAACTGGTTCAATAAAGGTAAGGGAAGCAGACGCAGACCAAATACAATGGCGGAGTTGTTTACCTCAGTGCTCTTATGTTTAGTAGGTGCCATAATCTACATTTGTTACTGGACTTTATCGATCCCTCGCAAGCTTCCTCCAGGACCAAGGATTTTCCCAATCATAGGGAACGTGTATGGTTTGTTTggtataaaagatattttgaaatcTTTTGTTGCCCTACGAGGACAATATGGCGACCTTTTCACGTTGACAATCGGCGGGAAATTTTATATTGTTGTAAATGGTTATGAAACGATGaaagacatttttataaaaaatgcagATGTCGTATCTATTCGACCGGATAACTTTTTAAGCAAGGAATTAACAAAGGGAAACGGTAGGTTATAAGAAAGAAGAGTAcatgaaaattatcaaattgttaATAATGTTTCTTATAGTTTCTTTTTCAAATGGATAAGCCATACTTTTTTAATTCTTCGTACAATCTCTTAAGGCATTGTATTTTCGTCTGGTCATCGATGGAAAATAAACAGAACGTTTACAATGTCCATGTTGAGAGACTTTGGATTCGGTAAAAAATCGTTCGAATCAAATATCATGAAGGAGGTTGAAGTTGTTATAAATGTCTTTGCACAACAAGCAGGAAAGCCTATGTGTGTCACAAGCAGTGATTTCATCACCGTAAGTATAGCAAATATCATGTGTGATGTGACCTTGGGGAGACGTTTTGATAGCAATGATCAGGACTTTCTGGACATCGTGAACGCTGTCAATGCTGCTGCCAGCAATGTCAACACTATAGGGGCTTTGACAGTATTCCCCTTCCTTGCTAAAATACCAGGAGACCCTTTCCGAGGACAAGacacaataaaacaaaacctACTTCTTCAAAACAGTTTAAGTAAAATATTGAAGGAACATCTTCAGACGTACGAGGAGAGCCATATTCGTGATTTCATTGACGCTTACATTCGAAAAATGAGACATGACTGTCAAGGCAACAAGCAAGATTTTAATGGTAAgctagttttattttgaaacacGACCTCCCCCTTAAACCCCGACCCCTCAAATTCcattaaacaaaaacacaaaacagAATATATGTAGACatgatataatttcaaattGTGGGGTTATCAGAGTGATCCGTAAAGCTACGTCATTCAGAAAACCATTTCAGTCTCTGCAATTAATCAATATTCAATAGAAAATGCATACTTTTGGTAGATACATGTACgtgaaataaagtatttataaaaaaaacccgaagtcatttagaaaaataaatcttaacTTTTTAGTTCTTTTTACCATATGAAACGAActtaaaatttaacaattatgGTTCCACAAAAACACTTGATTATCAGATTaaactaaaattttaattaagcTACGCATAAGAAATGTATATCAACAATGGTTTAAGTCCAGAAACTGATTATACAGAATCATAATTAAGTAAGCGGCTATTTCAGAGCAACAACTGCTGCAGATTGTTATGGATCTCCTGGGCGCGGGCACAGAGACATCGGCTACAACCATGAGATGGTTCATCTTGTTCATGATAACGCACCCAAAAGTCCAAGCACGCATGCGTGAAGAAATACATGACATAATTGGGCATTCAAAATACCCTTCCATGAGTAACAAAGATAGCATGCCATATTCAGAGGCAGTCCTTACCGAGACTTTAAGAATCGGTTGCATTGCCCCGTTATCCATACCTCACGGATTGACCAAGGAACTGAAATATGGTCAGTTTCTGATTCCAGACCACGCTGTTCTTATTCCAAACATCTACTCGGTTTTGTTTGATCCATCTATCTTTGAACGCCCAGAATCGTTTAATCCAGAAAGATTTCTTGATGACAACGGTAAACTCAATGGAAAGGAGAAATACGTGGTTTCCTTTTCTTTGGGTAAGTTTTAAtgtcttttttcataaaataatgaaGACAAGATATTGAACCAATGGTTAATGCTAAAATCAAGCAGTGCATGCGGCGTTAAATACATGGATTCAAGTTGAAAACTGTCTTGTGTTGATTCACGTGAAGTACTCTTTCAGGTAAGCGAGTCTGTCTTGGAGAGGCCCTAGCACGGATGGAGCTATTTCTCTTGATGACGTCATTGATTCAGCGGTTCCAATTTCTTCCAGAGAGTGACGAATCGGTTTTGGACTTACAGGGAATTCTGGGATTGACCTATCAACCTAAACCGTTTTATTTTATCACAAAAGAAATTTTATCTTGAAGTCCTCGTTGATGATGATCTAGCTCAAGATTATCtcgtcattttttgttgttgtaaatatTGACTTTATTCGAAATTGAAAACacacaaaataattataattttgttcAATGCAATAACAATAATTTACTTCTACATGTATCTGAAAAATCCTTCCATTTGTAATAGATATTGCAGACGAcaatttttaatgcatgtatatatactcGTACAGTTTAGAAATATGCTCATGAGAAAAGTTTACTACGGAAATTTAatatccaaaagacattttaatTGTGACCATATCCTTGAAGGAAGGATATTAAAGTCAGATaattcttttgtttttctaatatatttacataatttttacgATATATTCGTAATAAATATGTTAGTTCTGAAATTGAAAGTAGCAGACATTGCAAAACATTTGAATCATTTTGTTGAATGTACTTGAAACTATTTCTGAAAAGTCAgtaaatgtttttgaatgttCAGAAAGTTTTATTGGTTACATCGGCGAcctattaatcttaatttcattattttcatgaaGAAAATTCTATGCATAGGTCACTGTGATAACTCTCTGTCCATACCGCAATATtctgtatttatttacatattaagtCCGAAGGAGatcacctgaaaaaaaaatcaatgtatattCCCGACAAAAGTAATCTTTGTTATTTAAAAGTACAAAAACTGTTTGAAGTCACAGTAATTaacagaaactttttttttgtattaaaccatttttaaacgaaaatgttattttctgctaaaataaccaaaaatatcatggcttttaaatttctgtaagttttatttttgtggGATTAGCCGtcaagaagccttaattgaagcaaaattgaattattgtcatcctgtacaaaaattgatttgctatacaTTTCTTAGAAGAAAACAGAGAAAAATTTGAAGAGAcaaaaattgatgatttttcaaatcttatttatcataaaagtttaagttacatgcagattTATCATTCTAACAGGTTTTTGAAccaaattaaaattctaaaatatacagctcatattgttttaagttttctttaGTTATTCACAGCAGACTTGATATGtgaaaatttaaaaccaaaGTCCATTTTCAATAATGTAAAACAGACACCTTAAATATAATATGATGAatttacaacaacaacagcaaaaaATTAACATTGTCAAATACCCTTTGCCATGCATTTACAAGTAAATATTAAGTTTAAGGAGATAGAATAGTGAACCTATCAGATCtatttaaaaactttacatACATTACCTTTTTAAAGCCAAAAGCTAATACCGTCGTTTTTAACACGTCCGTTTAACTGTCGACTGCAAGAGATTCTTCAGATCAAAATTGTCTAAATTGAACGCGGATAACTACATGCTTCGAATATATACTTGTTCTCAATGTCAATCTAATCTTGAGAGAAGACGATATCGTCAAGGGTTTAATTCCAAAAAGTTTATAACTattcccccccctccccccttgtGTGCGAACAAGTAATGAAACATATTTATGTTCTAATTCTCCCATTCAAAcgatcataaaatatttatttactaaAACTCAAAACACGAACAATCTGCAACAGCTCGCAAGCGCAACAGACTTCTGAATcaaatcaaaaagtgtatgCTTTACTACATGTAAAAGCAATCACCCGGAACTATAACTTAGTGTAAGCACGTTCTGTTTGAGAACAAGAATCATTCACTCTGTGTTACTCAAAACAGGTACCACGTAAAAAATCATGCCGGACAAAAACTGTTGCGTTTGCTTTTCCAGAATATCTATAGGATATGGCACAgggaccaagcccgttttaacattaatttcaatttaaccataaataaagaaaggtgTCGAACTCTGATTCAGataaaaaaactaccagctcgcttcaaaagcctagtaaattaattattttttataacactcgcaatatgcatgtatttttcagaaaagaaagGCCTGAAATACACTCAatccgaatttcaagttgatgggtcgtAAAATTGCGGATATATACGTCaatattctctcgaagtcgccagtttatttttactcggacatttaccggtccagggctcacgatgggattctGCCTAAAAAACTAAGGTGAATTACATTACTTGTAGCAAAGAGTCAAAGAGTTTGCAACCTTTGAAATCGCGTCACGCTAATATAGTTGCTAATATGTCCCTGTTTGTAAATAAACGCATATAAAGAACATGTATCGTATTATAGAAAGTAAACTGAAactaaaatttaaagatattaaagtaaaaaagcGACTAAAACTCATACTAGTACTGCTCGGACAACGACtgtgtaacttttttttcaatcactatACATTAAGAACTAGAACCTAATAGCTTACTGTGTATGGCCTAAAATCAAGAAGTGGATCGGAAATCGATATGTTTTTGTAAAGACAGAAACCAATACCGGTCCTGTAGGTCAGTTTAATTGTTATTCGCAATAGATCCTTTCCTAAAATTAATCGATAAACCTGTTTTTTCTAAATCATCTAAAAATGTCAATTCCACTATTCCTCCCTCCAATATTTGATAAGAAGTCTTAAAATTTTTGAGTATATGTAACAGAACTTTTTTCTACACAAAGTAAATATTCTATAGCAATGGATTCGTGTGCTTCAAAATATCGAaggaagaatatttttatacaatttttatattaggcctagtagaaaatatttttaggtTACCCAAAAAGgtttatgtttatctgtaggTAGAGACAATTGGTGATGCCTACATGGTTGTTTCCGGTTTGCCTCTGCGCAATGGCAATGAACACGTCACAGAGATCGCAGATATGTAGGTTGCCATTTTGGACAGTGTCAATGACATCTGCCGGACATAAAACTGCGTGCTGGAATGGGAATTCATTCTGTTTATCtgttttttgaaaactgtaaacATAAAGGGTTGAATTGTAGAAACTGCAAAGCGAAAAATATACTCCTCAGATAAGTACTATGTATATAGCTTCATAAAATGTAACAATTATGAAAGTAAATTTGACCGTCAGGCCTAGTGTGCCGTACTGATAGAGAAGAAATCAAAGTAATCTTAATAGCAGGCCTTTTTCATCAAATTAATAGTTTGAATAATATGGTTCATGCTGTCTTAATTGTCGATTAACATTGTGAAGCTAAACAAAGTTTTTCTATTcgtaaaaatttttaatttcatttgaaaagCATAATTCCTTAAACTGAGGCTATgggaataataataataataataataataaacatactAATAATAATGTCCTTTGCTTATACAGGATAACACAATTAGCTTACAAAAGCTAGTTTTCAGTGTGGTCCTGAAAACGAATTTACAGACAGCAACGATAGAACATACAAAACATGTATTTCTGAGAAAtcaataaatgtacattatttgTCATTTAAACTACATGTTATTGCTTAAATAGagtcaaaaattatataaaactttgatgaaaataaaacatagacTATCACTGCAACGCCATATTGAGTCTTAAGTTTGTCGTTTTGAAAATGACATCAGTtaagtatttgatttttttagtaGCAATGAAAATTCAATGACCTAAAACCTTCAATCAAGCGATTTGATTGTTTTACAGGAACATGAGCCTAAAACAATAAACGATGTACATACAAATGCATACTCTGAATAAAAATTAACTAATGATTTGCGTATTGAACACTcacatataaaaataacatgaaacaaatattattttattttataacattgTGTTATCAATCACTATGCAGTGGAAATGACCACGTACTGGTTGATGGCAAGGGAGGCAACCCtgtgatttaaataaaaacaaaccaacaaatcGGAGTTTACACTTCTGCATACAGTTTGCAATAACTGTTTCCTTTATGTAAAGtatacaaaacatttattatgTTCTCCAGTGTAATTTGTTCACAAGTTCACTGACGCTGAAGTTTTTTTGCACAATAGGTTAATAATATTCCCTTTCCTACCTAACTTCCTTAATCCAAAAAGTCACCAGGAACATTATTCATACAAAGACGTTTCCAAGTACAAAAGTCAGTTTCAGGAACATTGTGATTGTAAAgagattttgttttgatattgttGTTTTACAGTTGGGGAGATGGGGTGGAGGTTAACCAATTGCAATACCCATATCATTTAAACGTAAATGTTGAAATcatcattatcaaaaaaaaattatttattgttttttggaCTGAAAGGCCAAAAAAGTATAgcctttgcaaaaaaaaaaaaagagaaaaaaatgttgcaaAAATTACAGCATTAACCCAATCAAATGGTAGCTCGTTCTCTTATAACAGCGCTGTTCAGTAACGTTTAGTTATGATTCTCGGGACAATTGAATAACACGATTTTTCACGATAACTCAATACTTACTTTTTGAAATCTTTAGCCTTCGTAACCCCCTTTAAAGTTCTGCATTTTCGAACATACACAAAAGTCCCCATATCAATATAGCTAGTGATCCACAGCAAGCACATTTTCCGAAATTCGATAAGCACTATCCATACAATGATAAATATACCCAGCTAATTTTAATTCAGTATTTTCGAAGAACAAGTTTTACGTTTTAATTATGGCCAATTGAATATAAATCTCAACATAATCAATATGATTTTACAGCTGTAAATACCTGTTCTAATACCGTACAGTAATATTGAACTGATCCGCGAATTGACAGTTCTAACAAATCTGGGTTGAaacaatgaagaaaatcgtTTTAATAATCAAAGCAAGCACGCACATTTTGTATATAAGTTACTTCTGGTATACACCCATTGAATGAAAATATCACAGAATAGAGCAAATATTAAAAAGGAAACGTATATTGAAGTTTTATTAattctttttcatattttttaaatttggtgaTCTACTAACAGAAGTAcgaatgaaataaatgaaagtaaacgtaaattgaaatttatagagaaacaaaaagaaatgaCATGGAAATTGGTGTAAACTGCACTAGGGTTTAGAAGTTAAGTGTCGTTTGGCGTAATTCTCAATGCATGGAGATGAATTTGTGGTCGAAATTATGGGAACTAAATACTTAgtaaagatttatttaaaaaacgatTATGAACGCCTTCTCCAAAGATTACGTAAATGAATCTATTTGTTTGAAAGTGGACACAGTTGAAGAAATatgataaactttgaaattatTATTAACACTGCACAACTCAGATGGGGTTTTaattcaaattctatttttgtcGAAATGTGCAGAAAGTAAATTTGAGATACCCGAAAAAGTATAGTAATGAAAaaagacaataacaaactgtcaatcatctcaaaaatctataaaacgaaatacaaattcaaagcagagcaacacggacctctaaacagatagaggtaggatcaggtgcatTTCATACAAGAACCCTTATGAAGAAAAACgattgaaaacaaacacattttatgttttaaatcataaaaatacttattattcatttttcataatatcCGTATTACgttgatttatgaaaaaaaaattcttttttacatatagatattaataaatctgataaaaccTCATAACATTTAGATGTTATATGTTCCAAGTAGATAATAAATTAGAACATCATTTTATCATAtgtagctcacctgagctgaaagctgaagtgagcttttctaatcactttttgtccggcgtccgtctgtACACTTTTTACCTCTTCGACTTCTTCTCcggaaccactgggccaatttcaaccaaacttgccAGAATGCATCATTGGGTGAagaggattcaagtttgttaaaatacagGGCCATGCTTTTTTTCAATTggagataattaggatttattgaaaatttgttatttttcaaaaatcttcctctcaaaatacatttggccagaaaagctgaaacttgtgtggaagcatcttcagatagtgtagattcaagtttgagcaaatcattgtccccgggggtaaggtcgggtcacaatggggtgtcgaaatcttatatagaatatatagagtaaaaatcttcttctcagcaACCAATAATTCAGGACAGTCGAAatttgtgtagaagcatcctcatgttgtgtagattcaaatttgttaaaatcatggtccccgggggtagggcggggccaaaatggggggggggggggtcatacttttacataggaatatatagtgtaaatcttttaaaattttcttctcaaataccatttggtcagaaaagctgaaacttgtgtggaagcatcctcagatagagtagattcaagtttaggcaaatcatggtctccgggggtaaggtggggccacaatggatggggggttgaagttttaaattggatatatatatagagtatatctttaaaaatcgtcttctctgaaataatcagccaggaaagatgAAATTTGTGTTGAAACATCCgcatgtagtgtagatttaagttgtGAAAACAATGACCCCAGAGGAATGGAGGGGGCCCAATGGAGGGTCGTacttttacgtaggaatatatagtgtatatcttttaaaattttcttgacAAAAACCATTTCgacagaaaagctgaaacttgtgtggaagcatccttatgtagtgtacattcaagtttgttaaaatcgtgGTCCCCGGTgttaaggtggggccacaatgggggaggggTCAAAGCTTACATTGGAATAAATagagtaaaaatttaaaaatcttcttttcagaaaccaagccaggaaagctgaaacctgtgagaaagcatcctcaggtgggaTTGTTCAAATCACggtcccggggggggggggggggggcaaaaatttacatagggttattataaaaatagaaatttttaaaaatatctttttctaaaaaccacttgcttagaaaagctgtaactttactaaaagcaacctcagataatGAAGAAttaaattctttcaaatcaaaatattaagaagtagggtggggccacattgggattccaattttttaaaggtAGATTAACAAAgtatgaaatgtttaaatgtatggttttacttatatgcaagcattttgataaattggtgattctttcaaattgttaaaactttggcacCTAGAATATTTACatggggttcagagtttgatgtagttTAATATATCcattatataaacaaatgtttagaatgtTTTGGACTGCAATGCTCAGCAGGTGATATTACTATaaatcatccttttagaaaagggacttgattataaacatatcCAGGGAAAAATggacttttatttatacaggatctacactATAAtatacattgtccagatagtttgaattatgactctgttaagctgattttattatatgttgcccatgggtctcttgttttatttgttcGGCGACCCCGTGCTCGAACAGGCATTCattaattatctttttcttataaaattaatataaattcaaCCGTCGGaaaccttttaaaaatcattgtacTGAATTTCAAATGACATATGTGATAAATTTAGAGGACAAATTTACGTCATCTAGGTTTGAACAATAGCTAAAAAATTCCAATTCACAGCTTGTCTTATCTTTCTGATATTAAATTAGACGCTAATTTATGTGGCGgcgatataacatatattataactttttgaataatgatttcctttcaattctaaaataatccttaattaaacttttaattcgaattaaacttgttataattaaaatatgttgaagCCTCATTTTCCATAATACAGCGACAATTAGAATGTGAGAAGCGCGATGCATTATGTCCTTAAAATCAGAACTAAGATTTTATAAATATCCTACgtttgaatttatatcaatttgtatAAGGTTTAATctgattaatttacattttcatatgataagattatttgttttatttaaaattaatatgtttgttttcaGTCATTGTTCTTCAAAGTGTATCAAATTTTTCGTGCATTCGCGAAAATAACTCATTTAATCTCAAAAGTCTCGCGTTACTTAGTATATCGCGAAAGTAACGCGTACTATCGCTAAGTTTcacgtttattcgcgaaagtaacgCATTTATTCACAAACGTTtagcgttatatcgcgaaagtttcgcgtttattcgcgaaagtttcgcgtttattcgcgaaagtaacCCGTTTAAttgcgaaagttacgcgtttatcgaaagtttcgcgttataTCGCAAAAGTTAATCATTTATTCgcgaaaatgatattttttatcaacgaaaatgagctcaatgggctttcgtacGTACTTACAACAAAACTTAGGGTAAATAACTTAGG from Crassostrea angulata isolate pt1a10 chromosome 7, ASM2561291v2, whole genome shotgun sequence includes:
- the LOC128155298 gene encoding cytochrome P450 2F2-like: MAELFTSVLLCLVGAIIYICYWTLSIPRKLPPGPRIFPIIGNVYGLFGIKDILKSFVALRGQYGDLFTLTIGGKFYIVVNGYETMKDIFIKNADVVSIRPDNFLSKELTKGNGIVFSSGHRWKINRTFTMSMLRDFGFGKKSFESNIMKEVEVVINVFAQQAGKPMCVTSSDFITVSIANIMCDVTLGRRFDSNDQDFLDIVNAVNAAASNVNTIGALTVFPFLAKIPGDPFRGQDTIKQNLLLQNSLSKILKEHLQTYEESHIRDFIDAYIRKMRHDCQGNKQDFNEQQLLQIVMDLLGAGTETSATTMRWFILFMITHPKVQARMREEIHDIIGHSKYPSMSNKDSMPYSEAVLTETLRIGCIAPLSIPHGLTKELKYGQFLIPDHAVLIPNIYSVLFDPSIFERPESFNPERFLDDNGKLNGKEKYVVSFSLGKRVCLGEALARMELFLLMTSLIQRFQFLPESDESVLDLQGILGLTYQPKPFYFITKEILS